One Vigna unguiculata cultivar IT97K-499-35 chromosome 11, ASM411807v1, whole genome shotgun sequence DNA window includes the following coding sequences:
- the LOC114170203 gene encoding uncharacterized protein LOC114170203 — MFDLGATHSFVSNECLRRLRLVMRELGCELIVATPTSSEVSTNYVCVGCLIEVSGRKFKVNLICLPIEGLDVILGMDWLSSNHIIIDYKWRSVVFPETVRLELISAQKAMKEIEAGVTCYVIVAQGEKKSTTKQIRSIPVVDEYADVFPDKIQELPPSRDVDFTIDFIPRAGTVSMAPYRMAPTKLAELKKQIENLFEKKFIRPSASPWGAPILLVKKKDGSSRLCVDYR; from the coding sequence ATGTTTGACTTAGGAGCTACCCATTCATTCGTATCCAATGAATGTTTGAGGAGGCTTAGACTTGTGATGCGAGAGCTAGGGTGCGAGTTAATAGTCGCGACGCCGACATCTAGCGAGGTATCCACCAACTATGTTTGTGTGGGATGCCTTATAGAAGTGTCAGGCCGCAAGTTCAAGGTGAATCTTATTTGCTTGCCGATAGAGGGTCTCGACGTGATTCTAGGGATGGACTGGTTGTCCAGTAACCacattattattgattataaatgGCGTAGTGTGGTATTCCCAGAGACAGTAAGACTGGAGTTGATCTCAGCTCAGAAGGCAATGAAGGAAATAGAAGCTGGAGTTACTTGTTACGTAATAGTGGCTCAAGGGGAGAAGAAGAGTACAACTAAGCAGATTAGAAGCATACCGGTGGTGGACGAGTATGCTGATGTGTTTCCAGACAAAATTCAAGAACTACCACCAAGTAGGGATGTAGATTTCACTATTGATTTCATCCCTAGAGCTGGCACAGTCTCAATGGCACCATACAGGATGGCACCAACAAAATTAGCTGAGTTGAAAAAGCAGATTGAGAACCTATTTGAGAAGAAATTCATTCGACCGAGTGCatcgccttggggagcacctatattattggtgaagaagaaggacggcAGTTCTCGACTTTGTGTTGACTATCGGTAG